From Silurus meridionalis isolate SWU-2019-XX chromosome 14, ASM1480568v1, whole genome shotgun sequence, a single genomic window includes:
- the gpatch8 gene encoding G patch domain-containing protein 8 isoform X2: protein MARYSGGNHFDRYDEGQLELEQASLDKPIEPDNIGHRLLQKHGWKLGQGLGKTMQGRTDPVPIIVKYDVMGMGRMEMELDYAEDATEKRRALEVEKEDTEELRQKYKDYAEKEKAIAKALEDLRANFYCELCDKQYQKHQEFDNHINSYDHAHKQRLKELKQREFARNVSSRSRKVGKKQEKMLRRLHELAEQRKQQECVPGSGPMFKQTTVAVDGEEGGFSSIDGVPMTLDSATEESSGEDKGNSGGFGQSSPKPGPTISFSLRKNTSSPTPSVGSNAPKVSVSFSFAKKAPVKLETAAAVFADHGEEAIEGEECQEEAVEKTTGEEGGTASSTDSPQSGSGGTGGADEQPQSDDGGTLASTLNKLNMMMKKEEGYSGQEPEYYHYMPPAHCRVKPHFQFLLFMKSSDQCSSREEEEDGEEEQEAGQSEAEVEQKESKNSDCKSEDSVSEPVKEPDTNLTSLPKVDTEVVSDNTPASNADSSSTGSQLVEAKQVLSESQDTGPRMPTDPFFLVLSKDESTTLQWPSELLEFTKAQPSLSYSCNPLYFDFKLSRNKGNRGGKANKAGKPANADGGEASKPEDSISTVATSRETIAAPPGVNADKKDDSSLKERTTDHESKDKKLENSEDAVGGSKKKKKKKKHKKSSKKAKQKAKEKVEGEMETETPGEKSKKKKKHKRKKNKARAEDDVKAGENKDQKDTDEKGGTNSSAQPTGGNLTSDGGKRKRPHKELSQRAGPQEGSTAKSNSLEEHSATKRPKPDPSTSGASCSASAQKSTAGGRPPTSESDEEGGSASQRSRRPHRHATPPREHRHHSEDSGQSGRSRSRSTHRGDRNHRRNRGQASRSWSYSSSSERSSAGSSAYSRRSHSYSDSYSDYSNGEHHRRTKRRSSDSEYDRRGGGRSHRRHYSSSSSEEDSRSRSRSHSRRKHHRRHHRSSSRSYSRSSRSSSARSYRRGSYSRSRSSASRSSSSTKGSPHRHSHNRRADSSSRRRNFNRSRIYQSQSLRSSSSRAQPQTSHSTQATKGSGGGGGASEHRNTLTARQLLEKVQSRKGGEESGTKPGNKIKDPPQGYFGPKLPPVLGTKNMLPLFGKLQAGKKPPLLSVMRTDDGEKSGLGKGSDTSNEVILVEPIREFPPPPPPPPPPVQQQQQQQVEETISNTVVSDETRDQVSEPQVLHDQRSIFGQESAEVMPAYQVEPGQDPNNPMMDGCILGPDMGQQTAMHAYPGYTVPTMEEEDMGMEAEEDGLAPLESQPITFTPEEMEKYSKLQQAAQQHIQQQLLAKQVKTFPSAAAAAAAANLAAAASLMPAPPPPPAALQPIHIQQPAVSASSATSITTVQHAILQHHAAATAMGLHHHNPHHAHHAHAQLAQVHHIPQHHLTPISLSPLGHTLGHTLSHSIGPTGLISAHHSAFLPGQPIHIIPASALHHAPLALHHVPHALYPTLFAPRPSAAAAAAALQLHPLLHPIFSGQDLQHPPNHGS from the exons GATAACATTGGCCATCGGCTACTTCAGAAACATGGCTGGAAGCTGGGACAAGGCCTCGGCAAAACGATGCAGG GACGCACCGACCCTGTACCCATCATCGTCAAATATGATGTCATGGGGATGGGACGCATGGAAATGGAG CTGGACTACGCTGAAGACGCAACAGAGAAGCGGCGAGCATTGGAGGTGGAGAAAGAGGACACAGAGGAGTTGCGGCAAAAATACAAG gattaCGCCGAGAAAGAGAAAGCCATTGCCAAGGCGTTGGAAGACCTGAGAGCGAATTTTTACTGTGAACTATGTGATAAGCAGTATCAGAAACACCAGGAGTTTGACAATCACATCAACTCTTATGACCATGCACACAAACAG AGGCTTAAAGAGCTGAAGCAGAGGGAATTTGCCAGGAACGTGTCTTCGCGTTCCCGCAAAGTTGGAAAAAAGCAGGAGAAGATGCTGCGACGTTTACACGAGCTGGCGGAGCAGAGGAAGCAGCAGGAATG CGTTCCTGGTAGCGGACCAATGTTCAAGCAAACCACAGTGGCAGTTGACGGAGAAGAAGGTGGCTTCTCAAGCATCGATGGTGTTCCTATGACCCTAGATAGTGCGACAGAGGAATCTTCAGGAGAGGATAAGGGAAACTCTGGCGGTTTTGGTCAAAGCTCCCCAAAACCGGGACCAACCATCAGTTTCTCCCTTCGCAAGAACACGTCTTCGCCGACACCAAGCGTTGGATCCAACGCTCCCAAAGTCAGCGTGTCCTTCTCCTTTGCTAAAAAGGCACCTGTCAAACTAGAGACAGCTGCAGCTGTGTTTGCAGACCATGGAGAGGAAGCAATAGAAGGAGAAGAGTGCCAGGAAGAAGCAGTTGAGAAAACAACAGGGGAGGAAGGAGGTACAGCATCCAGCACCGACAGCCCACAGAGTGGATCTGGTGGCACGGGTGGAGCAGATGAACAGCCCCAGTCTGACGATGGAGGGACTCTGGCGTCCACTCTTAACAAGTTaaatatgatgatgaagaaAGAGGAAGGTTACTCTGGGCAGGAGCCGGAATATTATCACTATATGCCTCCTGCGCACTGTCGGGTAAAGCCTCATTTCCAGTTTTTGCTCTTCATGAAATCCTCTGACCAGTGCAGTAGtcgagaggaagaagaggatggGGAGGAAGAGCAGGAAGCAGGACAATCGGAAGCAGAGGTCGAACAGAAAGAGTCTAAAAACAGCGATTGCAAATCAGAGGACTCTGTGAGTGAGCCTGTAAAAGAGCCAGATACAAATTTGACTTCGTTGCCCAAAGTAGATACTGAAGTGGTATCTGATAACACCCCAGCGAGCAATGCGGATTCCTCGAGCACTGGTTCCCAATTAGTTGAGGCTAAGCAAGTGTTATCTGAATCTCAAGACACTGGCCCTCGCATGCCAACAGaccctttttttcttgttctgagTAAAGACGAGAGCACTACATTACAATGGCCTTCTGAACTCCTGGAATTCACTAAGGCTCAGCCTTCACTGTCCTACAGTTGCAACCCTCTGTATTTTGATTTTAAGCTGTCCAGGAATAAAGGCAACAGAGGTGGTAAGGCAAACAAAGCTGGTAAACCAGCTAATGCTGATGGTGGAGAGGCATCTAAGCCAGAAGATAGCATTTCCACTGTAGCCACAAGTAGAGAAACTATCGCAGCACCACCGGGTGTCAACGCTGACAAAAAAGACGATTCTTCCTTGAAAGAAAGGACGACAGATCATGAGAGCAAAGACAAGAAGCTAGAAAACTCTGAAGATGCAGTAGGAGGGtctaagaaaaagaaaaaaaagaagaaacacaaGAAGTCAAGCAAGAAAGCCAAACAAAAGGCTAAAGAGAAAGTAGAGGGTGAGATGGAGACTGAGACACCAGGGGAgaagagcaaaaagaaaaagaaacacaaacggAAGAAAAACAAAGCACGGGCAGAGGACGACGTGAAAGCAGGAGAAAATAAagaccagaaagacacagatgAAAAAGGTGGAACCAATTCCTCTGCACAGCCTACAGGAGGAAATTTGACTTCAgatggaggaaaaagaaaacggCCCCATAAAGAACTGTCGCAAAGGGCAGGTCCTCAAGAGGGCAGCACAGCAAAGTCCAACTCTTTAGAAGAGCACAGTGCTACAAAACGTCCCAAACCTGACCCGAGCACATCAGGTGCGTCCTGCTCTGCTTCTGCCCAGAAGAGCACTGCGGGTGGTCGCCCCCCAACAAGTGAAAGCGACGAAGAAGGAGGCTCTGCGTCTCAGCGCTCACGCCGTCCTCACCGTCACGCTACCCCTCCACGTGAACATCGGCACCACAGCGAGGACTCCGGACAGTCGGGTCGCTCACGAAGCCGTTCCACTCACAGAGGAGATCGTAATCATCGGCGCAACAGAGGTCAAGCGTCTCGCAGTTGGTCGTATTCAAGCAGTTCGGAACGTTCCTCGGCAGGAAGCAGCGCTTACAGTCGCCGCAGCCACAGCTACTCTGATAGCTACAGTGACTACAGCAATGGAGAACATCACCGCAGGACAAAAAGACGGTCTTCAGACTCTGAATACGACAGGAGAGGGGGTGGGCGGTCACATAGACGGCATTACTCCTCCTCGTCCTCAGAGGAAGACTCTCGTTCTCGGTCACGCTCGCACAGTCGCAGGAAGCACCACAGACGACATCATCGCAGCAGCAGCCGCAGTTACAGTCGgagcagcaggagcagcagcGCTCGCTCGTACAGACGCGGCAGCTACAGCCGGAGTCGGAGCTCTGCCAGTCGCTCGTCCAGCTCCACTAAAGGCTCACCGCACCGACACAGTCACAACCGACGAGCTGACAGCTCTTCGCGGCGGCGCAACTTTAACCGCTCTCGCATCTACCAGTCGCAGTCTCTGAGGTCTTCCTCATCCCGTGCACAGCCACAAACCAGCCATTCGACTCAAGCAACTAAAGGAAGCGGCGGAGGAGGAGGTGCTTCAGAGCATCGGAACACACTCACTGCGCGACAGCTTCTCGAAAAAGTACAGTCTCGCAAGGGCGGCGAAGAGTCAGGAACCAAACCAGGCAACAAAATTAAGGACCCCCCACAGGGCTACTTTGGGCCCAAGCTCCCCCCTGTTCTTGGAACCAAAAACATGTTGCCCCTATTCGGTAAACTGCAAGCAGGGAAGAAACCTCCATTACTTTCTGTAATGCGAACGGACGATGGGGAAAAGTCAGGACTTGGAAAGGGCTCCGATACAAGTAACGAGGTGATCCTTGTCGAGCCAATCCGCGAGTTTCcacctccacccccaccccctccTCCACCGGTccagcaacagcagcaacaacaggTGGAGGAGACGATCTCAAATACCGTGGTCTCCGATGAGACCAGAGACCAAGTCTCAGAACCCCAAGTACTTCATGATCAACGGTCAATTTTCGGGCAGGAATCAGCTGAAGTGATGCCTGCATACCAAGTTGAGCCTGGCCAAGACCCCAACAACCCAATGATGGACGGGTGTATTCTGGGACCTGACATGGGCCAGCAAACAGCCATGCATGCCTATCCAGGCTACACGGTCCCCACTATGGAGGAGGAGGATATGGGCATGGAAGCCGAAGAGGACGGCTTGGCACCGCTGGAGAGCCAGCCGATCACATTTACCCCAGAGGAGATGGAGAAATACAGTAAGCTTCAACAAGCTGCCCAGCAACACATCCAGCAGCAGCTTCTAGCGAAACAGGTGAAAACTTTCCCGTCGGCCGCGGCCGCTGCAGCAGCAGCTAACCTGGCTGCTGCCGCCAGCCTTATGCCTGCACCTCCTCCACCGCCTGCTGCTCTGCAACCGATCCACATTCAGCAGCCTGCTGTGTCTGCGAGTTCAGCCACGTCTATTACAACGGTGCAACACGCCATCCTGCAGCATCATGCAGCTGCCACAGCGATGGGACTCCACCATCATAATCCACACCATGCTCACCATGCTCACGCCCAGCTTGCCCAAGTGCACCATATACCCCAACACCACCTCACCCCTATTTCTTTGTCACCTTTGGGCCACACATTAGGTCATACTTTAAGCCACTCAATAGGGCCCACTGGTCTGATTTCAGCCCACCATTCTGCCTTTCTCCCTGGCCAGCCAATCCACATAATCCCAGCATCTGCACTCCACCATGCCCCATTAGCTTTACATCATGTCCCCCATGCCCTTTATCCCACTCTTTTCGCACCACGGCCATCAGCTGCAGCTGCAGCAGCAGCTCTGCAGCTCCACCCTCTCCTTCACCCCATTTTTTCAGGGCAAGACCTTCAGCACCCTCCTAATCATGGTTCCTGA
- the gpatch8 gene encoding G patch domain-containing protein 8 isoform X4 — protein MGMGRMEMELDYAEDATEKRRALEVEKEDTEELRQKYKDYAEKEKAIAKALEDLRANFYCELCDKQYQKHQEFDNHINSYDHAHKQRLKELKQREFARNVSSRSRKVGKKQEKMLRRLHELAEQRKQQECVPGSGPMFKQTTVAVDGEEGGFSSIDGVPMTLDSATEESSGEDKGNSGGFGQSSPKPGPTISFSLRKNTSSPTPSVGSNAPKVSVSFSFAKKAPVKLETAAAVFADHGEEAIEGEECQEEAVEKTTGEEGGTASSTDSPQSGSGGTGGADEQPQSDDGGTLASTLNKLNMMMKKEEGYSGQEPEYYHYMPPAHCRVKPHFQFLLFMKSSDQCSSREEEEDGEEEQEAGQSEAEVEQKESKNSDCKSEDSVSEPVKEPDTNLTSLPKVDTEVVSDNTPASNADSSSTGSQLVEAKQVLSESQDTGPRMPTDPFFLVLSKDESTTLQWPSELLEFTKAQPSLSYSCNPLYFDFKLSRNKGNRGGKANKAGKPANADGGEASKPEDSISTVATSRETIAAPPGVNADKKDDSSLKERTTDHESKDKKLENSEDAVGGSKKKKKKKKHKKSSKKAKQKAKEKVEGEMETETPGEKSKKKKKHKRKKNKARAEDDVKAGENKDQKDTDEKGGTNSSAQPTGGNLTSDGGKRKRPHKELSQRAGPQEGSTAKSNSLEEHSATKRPKPDPSTSGASCSASAQKSTAGGRPPTSESDEEGGSASQRSRRPHRHATPPREHRHHSEDSGQSGRSRSRSTHRGDRNHRRNRGQASRSWSYSSSSERSSAGSSAYSRRSHSYSDSYSDYSNGEHHRRTKRRSSDSEYDRRGGGRSHRRHYSSSSSEEDSRSRSRSHSRRKHHRRHHRSSSRSYSRSSRSSSARSYRRGSYSRSRSSASRSSSSTKGSPHRHSHNRRADSSSRRRNFNRSRIYQSQSLRSSSSRAQPQTSHSTQATKGSGGGGGASEHRNTLTARQLLEKVQSRKGGEESGTKPGNKIKDPPQGYFGPKLPPVLGTKNMLPLFGKLQAGKKPPLLSVMRTDDGEKSGLGKGSDTSNEVILVEPIREFPPPPPPPPPPVQQQQQQQVEETISNTVVSDETRDQVSEPQVLHDQRSIFGQESAEVMPAYQVEPGQDPNNPMMDGCILGPDMGQQTAMHAYPGYTVPTMEEEDMGMEAEEDGLAPLESQPITFTPEEMEKYSKLQQAAQQHIQQQLLAKQVKTFPSAAAAAAAANLAAAASLMPAPPPPPAALQPIHIQQPAVSASSATSITTVQHAILQHHAAATAMGLHHHNPHHAHHAHAQLAQVHHIPQHHLTPISLSPLGHTLGHTLSHSIGPTGLISAHHSAFLPGQPIHIIPASALHHAPLALHHVPHALYPTLFAPRPSAAAAAAALQLHPLLHPIFSGQDLQHPPNHGS, from the exons ATGGGGATGGGACGCATGGAAATGGAG CTGGACTACGCTGAAGACGCAACAGAGAAGCGGCGAGCATTGGAGGTGGAGAAAGAGGACACAGAGGAGTTGCGGCAAAAATACAAG gattaCGCCGAGAAAGAGAAAGCCATTGCCAAGGCGTTGGAAGACCTGAGAGCGAATTTTTACTGTGAACTATGTGATAAGCAGTATCAGAAACACCAGGAGTTTGACAATCACATCAACTCTTATGACCATGCACACAAACAG AGGCTTAAAGAGCTGAAGCAGAGGGAATTTGCCAGGAACGTGTCTTCGCGTTCCCGCAAAGTTGGAAAAAAGCAGGAGAAGATGCTGCGACGTTTACACGAGCTGGCGGAGCAGAGGAAGCAGCAGGAATG CGTTCCTGGTAGCGGACCAATGTTCAAGCAAACCACAGTGGCAGTTGACGGAGAAGAAGGTGGCTTCTCAAGCATCGATGGTGTTCCTATGACCCTAGATAGTGCGACAGAGGAATCTTCAGGAGAGGATAAGGGAAACTCTGGCGGTTTTGGTCAAAGCTCCCCAAAACCGGGACCAACCATCAGTTTCTCCCTTCGCAAGAACACGTCTTCGCCGACACCAAGCGTTGGATCCAACGCTCCCAAAGTCAGCGTGTCCTTCTCCTTTGCTAAAAAGGCACCTGTCAAACTAGAGACAGCTGCAGCTGTGTTTGCAGACCATGGAGAGGAAGCAATAGAAGGAGAAGAGTGCCAGGAAGAAGCAGTTGAGAAAACAACAGGGGAGGAAGGAGGTACAGCATCCAGCACCGACAGCCCACAGAGTGGATCTGGTGGCACGGGTGGAGCAGATGAACAGCCCCAGTCTGACGATGGAGGGACTCTGGCGTCCACTCTTAACAAGTTaaatatgatgatgaagaaAGAGGAAGGTTACTCTGGGCAGGAGCCGGAATATTATCACTATATGCCTCCTGCGCACTGTCGGGTAAAGCCTCATTTCCAGTTTTTGCTCTTCATGAAATCCTCTGACCAGTGCAGTAGtcgagaggaagaagaggatggGGAGGAAGAGCAGGAAGCAGGACAATCGGAAGCAGAGGTCGAACAGAAAGAGTCTAAAAACAGCGATTGCAAATCAGAGGACTCTGTGAGTGAGCCTGTAAAAGAGCCAGATACAAATTTGACTTCGTTGCCCAAAGTAGATACTGAAGTGGTATCTGATAACACCCCAGCGAGCAATGCGGATTCCTCGAGCACTGGTTCCCAATTAGTTGAGGCTAAGCAAGTGTTATCTGAATCTCAAGACACTGGCCCTCGCATGCCAACAGaccctttttttcttgttctgagTAAAGACGAGAGCACTACATTACAATGGCCTTCTGAACTCCTGGAATTCACTAAGGCTCAGCCTTCACTGTCCTACAGTTGCAACCCTCTGTATTTTGATTTTAAGCTGTCCAGGAATAAAGGCAACAGAGGTGGTAAGGCAAACAAAGCTGGTAAACCAGCTAATGCTGATGGTGGAGAGGCATCTAAGCCAGAAGATAGCATTTCCACTGTAGCCACAAGTAGAGAAACTATCGCAGCACCACCGGGTGTCAACGCTGACAAAAAAGACGATTCTTCCTTGAAAGAAAGGACGACAGATCATGAGAGCAAAGACAAGAAGCTAGAAAACTCTGAAGATGCAGTAGGAGGGtctaagaaaaagaaaaaaaagaagaaacacaaGAAGTCAAGCAAGAAAGCCAAACAAAAGGCTAAAGAGAAAGTAGAGGGTGAGATGGAGACTGAGACACCAGGGGAgaagagcaaaaagaaaaagaaacacaaacggAAGAAAAACAAAGCACGGGCAGAGGACGACGTGAAAGCAGGAGAAAATAAagaccagaaagacacagatgAAAAAGGTGGAACCAATTCCTCTGCACAGCCTACAGGAGGAAATTTGACTTCAgatggaggaaaaagaaaacggCCCCATAAAGAACTGTCGCAAAGGGCAGGTCCTCAAGAGGGCAGCACAGCAAAGTCCAACTCTTTAGAAGAGCACAGTGCTACAAAACGTCCCAAACCTGACCCGAGCACATCAGGTGCGTCCTGCTCTGCTTCTGCCCAGAAGAGCACTGCGGGTGGTCGCCCCCCAACAAGTGAAAGCGACGAAGAAGGAGGCTCTGCGTCTCAGCGCTCACGCCGTCCTCACCGTCACGCTACCCCTCCACGTGAACATCGGCACCACAGCGAGGACTCCGGACAGTCGGGTCGCTCACGAAGCCGTTCCACTCACAGAGGAGATCGTAATCATCGGCGCAACAGAGGTCAAGCGTCTCGCAGTTGGTCGTATTCAAGCAGTTCGGAACGTTCCTCGGCAGGAAGCAGCGCTTACAGTCGCCGCAGCCACAGCTACTCTGATAGCTACAGTGACTACAGCAATGGAGAACATCACCGCAGGACAAAAAGACGGTCTTCAGACTCTGAATACGACAGGAGAGGGGGTGGGCGGTCACATAGACGGCATTACTCCTCCTCGTCCTCAGAGGAAGACTCTCGTTCTCGGTCACGCTCGCACAGTCGCAGGAAGCACCACAGACGACATCATCGCAGCAGCAGCCGCAGTTACAGTCGgagcagcaggagcagcagcGCTCGCTCGTACAGACGCGGCAGCTACAGCCGGAGTCGGAGCTCTGCCAGTCGCTCGTCCAGCTCCACTAAAGGCTCACCGCACCGACACAGTCACAACCGACGAGCTGACAGCTCTTCGCGGCGGCGCAACTTTAACCGCTCTCGCATCTACCAGTCGCAGTCTCTGAGGTCTTCCTCATCCCGTGCACAGCCACAAACCAGCCATTCGACTCAAGCAACTAAAGGAAGCGGCGGAGGAGGAGGTGCTTCAGAGCATCGGAACACACTCACTGCGCGACAGCTTCTCGAAAAAGTACAGTCTCGCAAGGGCGGCGAAGAGTCAGGAACCAAACCAGGCAACAAAATTAAGGACCCCCCACAGGGCTACTTTGGGCCCAAGCTCCCCCCTGTTCTTGGAACCAAAAACATGTTGCCCCTATTCGGTAAACTGCAAGCAGGGAAGAAACCTCCATTACTTTCTGTAATGCGAACGGACGATGGGGAAAAGTCAGGACTTGGAAAGGGCTCCGATACAAGTAACGAGGTGATCCTTGTCGAGCCAATCCGCGAGTTTCcacctccacccccaccccctccTCCACCGGTccagcaacagcagcaacaacaggTGGAGGAGACGATCTCAAATACCGTGGTCTCCGATGAGACCAGAGACCAAGTCTCAGAACCCCAAGTACTTCATGATCAACGGTCAATTTTCGGGCAGGAATCAGCTGAAGTGATGCCTGCATACCAAGTTGAGCCTGGCCAAGACCCCAACAACCCAATGATGGACGGGTGTATTCTGGGACCTGACATGGGCCAGCAAACAGCCATGCATGCCTATCCAGGCTACACGGTCCCCACTATGGAGGAGGAGGATATGGGCATGGAAGCCGAAGAGGACGGCTTGGCACCGCTGGAGAGCCAGCCGATCACATTTACCCCAGAGGAGATGGAGAAATACAGTAAGCTTCAACAAGCTGCCCAGCAACACATCCAGCAGCAGCTTCTAGCGAAACAGGTGAAAACTTTCCCGTCGGCCGCGGCCGCTGCAGCAGCAGCTAACCTGGCTGCTGCCGCCAGCCTTATGCCTGCACCTCCTCCACCGCCTGCTGCTCTGCAACCGATCCACATTCAGCAGCCTGCTGTGTCTGCGAGTTCAGCCACGTCTATTACAACGGTGCAACACGCCATCCTGCAGCATCATGCAGCTGCCACAGCGATGGGACTCCACCATCATAATCCACACCATGCTCACCATGCTCACGCCCAGCTTGCCCAAGTGCACCATATACCCCAACACCACCTCACCCCTATTTCTTTGTCACCTTTGGGCCACACATTAGGTCATACTTTAAGCCACTCAATAGGGCCCACTGGTCTGATTTCAGCCCACCATTCTGCCTTTCTCCCTGGCCAGCCAATCCACATAATCCCAGCATCTGCACTCCACCATGCCCCATTAGCTTTACATCATGTCCCCCATGCCCTTTATCCCACTCTTTTCGCACCACGGCCATCAGCTGCAGCTGCAGCAGCAGCTCTGCAGCTCCACCCTCTCCTTCACCCCATTTTTTCAGGGCAAGACCTTCAGCACCCTCCTAATCATGGTTCCTGA